The nucleotide sequence GAAGAGCCAATGAAGTTAGCAATTTATGAAGGGCACCCATGGAATGAACGTGGATCTGTGCCGATGGGCGACTTAGCGGGTCAGCGTTTATTGATGTTAGAAGATGGGCACTGTTTACGCGATCAAGCGTTAGGGTTCTGCTTCCAAGCTGGTGCAAAAGAAGATACTCATTTTAGAGCAACGAGTTTAGAGACATTGCGTAATATGGTCGCTGCCGGTAGTGGAATAACCTTATTACCTGATTTATCGGTACCTCAAGAACAAAAACGTGATGGGGTTTGTTATCTAGAATGTACTGATCCCAATCCATCACGTTCTATTATTTTAGTTTATCGTCCCGGATCGCCTTTGCGTAATCGTTATGAACAGTTAGCAGAGACAATCCGTGAACATATGACCGCATTTTATGCAGAAAAACAGAGTGCATTAAAATAAGCGGTTTAAACCATTAAGTGCGGCAACACGATAGGCTTCTGCCATTGTTGGATAGTTGAAGGTAGTATTAACGAAATACTCGATAGTATTGCCTTCACCTTTTTGCTCCATAATCGCTTGACCGATATGAATAATTTCAGCGGCACGCTCACCGAAGCAGTGAATACCTAAAATTTGCTTGGTTTCACGGTGGAAGAGAATTTTCAAACTCCCTACATTCATACCTGCAATTTGTGCTCTTGCCAGATGTTTAAATTGAGAACGTCCCACCTCATAAGGAATTTTCATTGCAGTGAGTTGTTGCTCTGTTTTACCAACAGAACTAATTTCAGGAATGGTATAGATCCCAGTTGGAATATCTTCGATTAAATGTGTTTCTGATTTTCCAGTGGTAATTGCCAAAGCCGCAATTCGACCTTGATCATAGGCGGCAGAAGCTAGACTTGGATAACCAATTACATCACCGACCGCATAAATGTGTTCACAACTGGTTTGGTAATGAGCATTAACAGAAACTTGTCCACGACTATCTGTTTTAATACCCACGTTTTCTAAGCCCAGTGTGTCAGTATTTCCTGTTCGACCATTCGCATAAAGTAGGCAATCTGCTTTGACTTTTTTACCTGATTTTAGATGAACAATAACACCATCATCGACACCTTCAATGCTTTCATATTCTTCATTATGACGAATAACAATACCGTTATTCCAGAAGTGATAAGAAAGTGCATCAGACATCTCTTGATCAAGGAAAGACAATAGGTGATCACGAGTATTAATTAAGTCTACTTTTACTCTTAATCCTCTGAAAATAGAGGCATATTCACAACCAATGACACCAGCACCATAAATAATGACATGGTGAGGCTCATGCTCTAAATCGAGAATAGTGTCACTGTTATAAATACGAGAATGAGAGAAATCGACATCTGGCGGGCAATAAGGACGTGAGCCTGTTGCAATAATAAAACTATCAGCTGAAAGAATATCGCAAGTACCATCAGGATAACGCACGCTGATCCTGTGCTCGTCAATAAATGCAGCTTCACCCGAATACATCGTACAATTATTACGCTCGTAAAAGCCTTGACGCATTTTAGTCTGCTGACTAATTACGGTACTGGCTTGACGAAGTATTTGAGAGAAAGAGGAGTTAATAAGGCGAGATTGGTCACTGTAAAGCGGGTTTTGATTAAATTCTATGATACGACTTACTGCGTGGCGTAGGGCTTTTGAAGGAATGGTTCCCCAGTGAGTACAGCCCCCACCGACTTTGTTATAACGTTCTATAACTGCGACGCGCTTTCCTTGTTTAACAAGCCCCATGGCCGCGCCTTCACCACCAGGACCTGAACCGATCACAATAGCATCGAAATGAGAATGTTGCATAGGAAAAGACCTGTTTTATACAAACCGACAACGCTATATTAACATTAGAATGAATAATAGCCCAACTGACATTAAGGGCATTAGTCACACTTTGTTGAGTTTTTATGAGAATGTGTCTTGAGAGATGATTGTACACACTGCTTTTTTAACAAAGTTTGATATATTGGGTATAAACCAAATTAGGATTATCAGGATTTCTGTGAGTAATAATATTGGCATCAGAGCTAAACAAAAAGAAAAAACCCGTCGCTCTTTAATTGAAGCTGCTTTTAGCCAACTCAGTGCCGAGCGTAGCTTTACAAGTCTAAGTTTACGAGAAGTGGCTAGAGAAGCTGGTATTGCACCCACCTCATTTTATCGTCATTTTAAAGATGTGGATGAACTTGGGCTAACCATGGTTGATGAAAGTGGATTGATGTTACGTCAATTAATGCGCCAAGCACGTCAACGCATTGCGAAAGGTGGCAGTGTTATTAGAACATCAGTAGCAACTTTTATGGAATTCATTGGTAATAATCCTAATGCGTTTCGATTATTACTTCGTGAACGTTCTGGGACTTCAGCTGAGTTTCGTGCGGCTGTCGCACGAGAGATCCAACATTTTATTGCAGAACTGGCAGACTATCTTGAGCAAGAAAGCCATATGCCACGTTATTTTACAGAAATGCAATCTGAAGCAATGGTCACTATTGTATTTAGTGCAGGCGCAGAAGCACTGGATATCGATATTGAAAAGCGTCAACAATTAGAAGAAAGATTAGTTATACAACTGCGAATGATTGCTAAAGGTGCCTATTATTGGTATCGACGTGAGCAAGAAACGCAAATACCTCTACAAGATAACCCAGAGATAAAGAAAAAAACGCATCAGAAAGGAGACAAATGATGGAACAAAATCGCTGTGAAAAAAGCACGCTATTACTTGCCACAGTCATTGGTGTCGCTTTACATGGTACTTATTCAAGCCTTTTTAACCCGTTTATTGAGACGTGGTCAGTTTTCCCACTCGTTAGTTTAATTTTGGCAGTTTACTGTTTATATCAGCGCTACTTAAATCAACCCATGACCGATGGTATGCCTAAGCTGATTTTTTCATTCTTTTTATTAGGTTTATTCGGTTATAACGCTTACACCAGAACCGTTAACCCTGAATGGGGTTCAAATTTCTTCTCTTCAGTTTGTATCGTTATCGTTGCATTGTGGATTTATCGTCAATTCAAACAGCGTCAACGCTTACGTATACAGGCAGAAGAAGCTGAAAAAGCATCACGAGCAGAACAGTACTAGCCTGTACACCTCTCTTTGTTGTAAACACAGCGAAATTTTGACACCAGCAAGTTATCTTGCTGGTGTTTTTGTTTTTATTGGCGTTATTGAAAGATTTTCTATTCTAACGTGAGAAATAAGTTGTTATCTTTTTTCTAATAATACGCCACATTCCATATGGTGGGTGTAGGGGAATTGATCAAATAATGCTAACTTAATGATTTTATGTGTTTTAATTAGAGTTTCTAGATTTTCGCACAGTGTTTCTGGATTACAAGAAATGTATAAAATGCTAGGGTAAGTTTTAACCAATTCTACAGTTTTCTCATCTAAACCACTGCGAGGAGGGTCAACAAAAATGGTTTCACATTGGTAATCTTTTAAATTAATCCCTTCTAAGCGTTTAAATTCTCTTACACCATT is from Proteus columbae and encodes:
- the fabR gene encoding HTH-type transcriptional repressor FabR codes for the protein MSNNIGIRAKQKEKTRRSLIEAAFSQLSAERSFTSLSLREVAREAGIAPTSFYRHFKDVDELGLTMVDESGLMLRQLMRQARQRIAKGGSVIRTSVATFMEFIGNNPNAFRLLLRERSGTSAEFRAAVAREIQHFIAELADYLEQESHMPRYFTEMQSEAMVTIVFSAGAEALDIDIEKRQQLEERLVIQLRMIAKGAYYWYRREQETQIPLQDNPEIKKKTHQKGDK
- a CDS encoding YijD family membrane protein, coding for MEQNRCEKSTLLLATVIGVALHGTYSSLFNPFIETWSVFPLVSLILAVYCLYQRYLNQPMTDGMPKLIFSFFLLGLFGYNAYTRTVNPEWGSNFFSSVCIVIVALWIYRQFKQRQRLRIQAEEAEKASRAEQY
- the sthA gene encoding Si-specific NAD(P)(+) transhydrogenase encodes the protein MQHSHFDAIVIGSGPGGEGAAMGLVKQGKRVAVIERYNKVGGGCTHWGTIPSKALRHAVSRIIEFNQNPLYSDQSRLINSSFSQILRQASTVISQQTKMRQGFYERNNCTMYSGEAAFIDEHRISVRYPDGTCDILSADSFIIATGSRPYCPPDVDFSHSRIYNSDTILDLEHEPHHVIIYGAGVIGCEYASIFRGLRVKVDLINTRDHLLSFLDQEMSDALSYHFWNNGIVIRHNEEYESIEGVDDGVIVHLKSGKKVKADCLLYANGRTGNTDTLGLENVGIKTDSRGQVSVNAHYQTSCEHIYAVGDVIGYPSLASAAYDQGRIAALAITTGKSETHLIEDIPTGIYTIPEISSVGKTEQQLTAMKIPYEVGRSQFKHLARAQIAGMNVGSLKILFHRETKQILGIHCFGERAAEIIHIGQAIMEQKGEGNTIEYFVNTTFNYPTMAEAYRVAALNGLNRLF